In one window of Saprospiraceae bacterium DNA:
- a CDS encoding sigma-70 family RNA polymerase sigma factor → MEVSSSKYIAEFEFVERLKSGEREAFSELYDRYGKAIYGVILEITKSEPDAENLVQDTFVKIWRSIQHYEPSKGRLYTWIIIIARRIALDFVRSGYFLAKRKIQNEESAVSVPGPSPEMLQLDYLGLDTALGKLDPELKKMIDYQYYMGYTQQEVADETGLPLGTVKSRTRSALLILRKNLKHV, encoded by the coding sequence TTGGAAGTTTCATCTTCAAAATATATAGCCGAATTTGAATTCGTCGAAAGATTGAAAAGCGGCGAACGCGAAGCATTCAGCGAGTTGTACGATCGTTATGGAAAGGCAATTTATGGGGTCATTTTGGAGATCACCAAATCCGAACCCGATGCTGAAAATTTAGTGCAGGATACCTTTGTCAAAATATGGAGGTCAATTCAGCATTATGAACCTTCGAAGGGGAGGCTTTACACCTGGATCATTATTATTGCCCGCCGGATCGCTCTGGACTTTGTTCGTTCCGGATATTTTCTTGCCAAACGGAAGATCCAAAATGAAGAAAGCGCCGTATCTGTACCAGGCCCAAGTCCTGAAATGTTGCAATTGGATTATCTTGGTTTGGATACTGCACTTGGAAAATTGGACCCAGAACTAAAAAAAATGATTGATTATCAATATTATATGGGTTATACCCAACAGGAAGTGGCCGACGAAACCGGGCTTCCACTAGGGACAGTAAAGTCCCGCACGCGCTCTGCATTGCTTATTTTGAGAAAAAACCTGAAGCATGTTTAA